A stretch of Candidatus Dormiibacterota bacterium DNA encodes these proteins:
- a CDS encoding gluconokinase, protein MPPERGADEVVLGVDIGTTATKVTAVDPGGTVHAVASAGYPLEEPNPGEAVQAPTAIVEAVTRSLAEVVAALRERGAPVAGVCLSSAMHSLLAVDAAGRPLTPSVTWADERAAEEAERLRATPRGRALHRRTGTPVHPMSPLVKLLWFREHAPDVFEAARCWMGIKEHVVEQVTGERVVDHSIASGMGMFGLETLDWDPQALALAGIDAARLPLPVPTTTVLAGLRPRFAAAIGLDPGTPVVVGAGDGPLANLGVGAVRPGLAACSIGTSGAVRVAVEQPHIDEAGRLFCYVLTGERWVSGGAINNGGVVLGWLAEALAPDLGEHAENALLALAAQAPAGSGGLLMLPHLYGERAPHWDAWARGAYLGLTHAHRREHMVRAALEGVCLQMAVVLDSVHAAGAEVRRVRATGGFARSPLWRQMLTDALGVEVEFPAGTEGSSRGAALLGLMALGRIGGLDAAGDGVEVAEVRRPDPAASAVYAELRPVFDSV, encoded by the coding sequence GTGCCCCCGGAGCGCGGCGCGGACGAGGTCGTCCTCGGCGTCGACATCGGCACCACCGCCACCAAGGTCACCGCCGTCGACCCCGGGGGGACGGTGCACGCGGTCGCCTCCGCGGGCTACCCGCTCGAGGAGCCGAACCCCGGCGAGGCGGTGCAGGCGCCCACGGCGATCGTCGAGGCGGTCACCCGCAGCCTCGCGGAGGTGGTGGCGGCGCTCCGCGAGCGGGGCGCGCCGGTCGCCGGCGTCTGCCTCAGCTCGGCGATGCACAGCCTGCTCGCCGTCGACGCCGCCGGACGGCCGCTCACCCCCTCGGTCACCTGGGCCGACGAGCGCGCCGCCGAGGAGGCGGAGCGGCTCCGCGCCACCCCTCGGGGCCGGGCCCTGCACCGCCGCACCGGCACCCCCGTCCACCCGATGTCACCGCTGGTCAAGCTGCTCTGGTTCCGCGAGCACGCCCCCGACGTGTTCGAGGCCGCCCGCTGCTGGATGGGGATCAAGGAGCACGTCGTCGAGCAGGTCACCGGCGAGCGGGTGGTCGACCACTCGATCGCGTCGGGGATGGGCATGTTCGGGCTCGAGACCCTCGACTGGGATCCCCAGGCGCTGGCGCTGGCGGGGATCGACGCCGCGCGGCTGCCCCTGCCGGTGCCGACCACCACCGTGCTCGCCGGGCTGCGCCCCCGCTTCGCCGCGGCGATCGGGCTGGACCCCGGCACGCCGGTGGTGGTGGGCGCCGGCGACGGTCCGCTCGCCAACCTCGGGGTGGGTGCGGTGCGCCCGGGGTTGGCCGCCTGCTCGATCGGCACCAGCGGGGCGGTGCGGGTCGCGGTCGAGCAGCCGCACATCGACGAGGCCGGGCGCCTCTTCTGCTACGTGCTGACCGGCGAGCGCTGGGTCTCGGGCGGCGCCATCAACAACGGCGGGGTGGTGCTGGGCTGGCTCGCCGAGGCGCTCGCGCCCGACCTCGGCGAGCACGCCGAGAACGCCCTGCTCGCGCTCGCCGCCCAGGCCCCGGCGGGCAGCGGCGGCCTGCTCATGCTCCCCCACCTCTACGGCGAGCGCGCCCCCCACTGGGACGCCTGGGCGCGCGGCGCCTACCTCGGGCTCACCCACGCCCACCGCCGCGAGCACATGGTGCGGGCCGCGCTCGAGGGGGTGTGCCTGCAGATGGCGGTGGTGCTCGACAGCGTCCACGCCGCCGGCGCCGAGGTGCGCCGGGTGCGTGCCACCGGGGGGTTCGCGCGCAGCCCGCTGTGGCGGCAGATGCTCACCGACGCGCTCGGCGTCGAGGTGGAGTTCCCCGCCGGCACGGAGGGGTCGAGCCGCGGCGCGGCACTGCTGGGGCTGATGGCGCTGGGCCGGATCGGCGGCCTCGATGCCGCCGGCGACGGGGTCGAGGTCGCCGAGGTGCGACGCCCCGACCCCGCGGCGAGCGCGGTGTACGCGGAGCTCCGGCCGGTGTTCGACTCGGT
- a CDS encoding gluconate:H+ symporter: protein MTLVAAAAAWTAHDTRLVLCAAAAVALVVLLVVRAGLHAFPALMIGSLLMGLAAGEAPNAVAASFESGVGAVLGNVGVVLALGTMLGRLLADSGGADRIAEVLVDRSGRRLAPWTMALIAMIIGIPLFFEIGVVLLIPVIFTVARRLEAAGPDPGGRDTYLLVGLPALAGLSVLHGLVPPHPGPLIAIAALRASLGTTLLYGLIVALPTVLISGPLFALLASRWAVARPPKLLVEQVTRETRVENPPGFAVTLFTILLPVALMLLRTVADLRLGARDPTRRWCDFVGEPIVALLIAVLVALYTFGVARGVERRTLRTLLGDSLAPAASILLIIGAGGGFKQVLIDSGIGGALATAAQHTSLSLLLLAWLVAVLIRLATGSATVATVTAAGIISPVVAASPTANRALVALAIGTGSLFLSHVNDAGFWLINQYFGMSVRDTFTTWSAMETLISVVGLVCVLALNTVV from the coding sequence ATGACCCTGGTGGCGGCGGCGGCCGCCTGGACGGCGCACGACACCCGGCTCGTCCTCTGCGCCGCGGCGGCGGTGGCACTGGTGGTGCTGCTGGTGGTGCGCGCCGGCCTCCACGCCTTCCCCGCGCTGATGATCGGCTCGCTGCTGATGGGCCTGGCCGCGGGCGAGGCGCCGAATGCGGTCGCGGCCTCCTTCGAGAGCGGCGTCGGCGCGGTGCTCGGCAACGTCGGGGTGGTGCTGGCGCTGGGGACCATGCTCGGCAGGCTGCTCGCCGACAGCGGCGGGGCCGACCGCATCGCCGAGGTTCTGGTCGACCGCAGCGGCCGGCGGCTGGCGCCCTGGACGATGGCGCTGATCGCGATGATCATCGGCATCCCGCTCTTCTTCGAGATCGGCGTGGTGCTGCTCATCCCGGTGATCTTCACGGTGGCGCGGCGCCTCGAGGCGGCGGGCCCCGATCCCGGCGGCCGCGACACGTACCTCCTCGTCGGCCTCCCCGCGCTCGCCGGGCTGTCGGTGCTCCACGGCCTGGTGCCCCCGCACCCGGGCCCGCTCATCGCCATCGCCGCGCTCAGGGCGAGCCTGGGCACCACCCTGCTCTACGGGCTGATCGTCGCCCTCCCCACGGTGCTGATCTCCGGACCCCTCTTCGCCCTGCTGGCCTCACGCTGGGCGGTGGCGCGGCCGCCGAAGCTGCTGGTCGAGCAGGTGACCCGCGAGACCCGGGTCGAGAATCCGCCCGGGTTCGCGGTCACGCTGTTCACGATCCTGCTCCCGGTGGCGCTGATGCTGCTGCGCACCGTCGCCGACCTCCGCCTCGGCGCCAGGGACCCCACCCGGCGGTGGTGCGACTTCGTCGGCGAGCCGATCGTCGCGCTGCTCATCGCCGTGCTCGTCGCCCTGTACACCTTCGGCGTCGCCCGCGGGGTCGAGCGCCGCACGCTCCGCACTCTGCTCGGCGACAGCCTCGCCCCGGCGGCGTCGATCCTGCTGATCATCGGCGCCGGCGGCGGCTTCAAGCAGGTGCTCATCGACAGCGGCATCGGCGGGGCGCTCGCCACCGCGGCCCAGCACACCAGCCTCTCGCTGCTGCTGCTCGCGTGGCTGGTGGCGGTGCTCATCCGCCTCGCCACCGGCTCGGCGACGGTGGCGACGGTGACCGCGGCGGGGATCATCTCCCCCGTGGTCGCCGCCAGCCCCACCGCCAACCGGGCCCTGGTGGCGCTCGCGATCGGCACCGGGTCGCTCTTCCTCTCGCACGTGAACGACGCCGGCTTCTGGCTCATCAACCAGTACTTCGGCATGAGTGTCCGCGACACGTTCACGACCTGGTCGGCGATGGAGACGCTGATCTCGGTGGTGGGCCTGGTCTGCGTGCTCGCCCTCAACACCGTGGTCTGA
- a CDS encoding lysylphosphatidylglycerol synthase transmembrane domain-containing protein, producing the protein MVVAAPRIACSTGAVLWTASGARASVPALPTPALLRRAARSPLLRVAGTVAGIVLLARCVDLRSAAITLRGADRGWLAAGVALAAAAFLTAILEWGVWLRAASRRVTWGMVSSWQAQSVFLSSLLPTGAGGDALRAVEAVRATGCGRGIASLVGSRLAGATGMAAWGVAGALALSGGGVGVAALVAAVAWAGLLAAAWSAALCAAPAIRRLGGHRRRAVRRAAGLLHPLTEALAWYRGRRGVVGASVAAGAVGWGLHLLSLAALGRAVGIDVSPAVFALLVPVALLATLLPVTVNGMGVREGVLVALLARYGVDAHRAAVLAVLADLQALPVALLGAALWFARRS; encoded by the coding sequence GTGGTCGTCGCCGCCCCCCGGATCGCGTGCTCTACTGGGGCGGTGCTGTGGACGGCGTCCGGCGCGCGAGCGAGCGTACCGGCGCTGCCGACCCCGGCCCTGCTCCGCCGCGCCGCCCGCTCGCCACTGCTGCGGGTCGCGGGCACGGTCGCCGGCATCGTGCTCCTCGCCCGGTGCGTCGACCTGCGCAGCGCCGCGATCACCCTCCGCGGCGCCGACCGCGGATGGCTCGCCGCCGGGGTGGCGCTCGCCGCCGCCGCCTTCCTCACCGCCATCCTCGAGTGGGGCGTCTGGCTGCGCGCCGCGAGCCGGCGGGTCACCTGGGGCATGGTGTCGTCCTGGCAGGCGCAGTCGGTCTTCCTCAGCTCGCTGCTGCCCACCGGCGCCGGCGGCGACGCCCTGCGCGCCGTGGAGGCGGTGCGCGCGACCGGCTGCGGCCGTGGCATCGCGTCGCTGGTCGGCAGCCGGCTGGCGGGGGCGACGGGCATGGCCGCCTGGGGCGTGGCCGGCGCCCTGGCGCTGTCCGGCGGCGGCGTCGGAGTGGCCGCGCTGGTCGCCGCCGTGGCCTGGGCGGGGCTGCTCGCCGCCGCCTGGTCGGCCGCCCTCTGCGCGGCGCCGGCGATCCGGCGGCTGGGCGGGCACCGGCGCCGCGCGGTGCGCCGCGCCGCCGGGCTGCTGCACCCGCTCACCGAGGCGCTGGCCTGGTACCGCGGCCGCCGCGGGGTGGTCGGCGCCTCGGTCGCCGCGGGTGCGGTGGGCTGGGGCCTGCACCTGCTCAGCCTCGCCGCCCTGGGCCGCGCCGTCGGCATCGACGTCTCGCCGGCGGTGTTCGCGCTGCTGGTCCCGGTGGCGCTGCTGGCGACCCTCCTGCCCGTCACCGTCAACGGCATGGGGGTGCGCGAGGGGGTGCTGGTGGCGCTGCTCGCCCGCTACGGTGTCGACGCCCACCGCGCCGCGGTGCTCGCCGTGCTCGCCGACCTCCAGGCCCTTCCCGTCGCCCTGCTCGGTGCCGCGCTCTGGTTCGCCCGCCGTTCCTGA
- a CDS encoding DUF2934 domain-containing protein — protein sequence MNTAIEERIRSRAYELWEAEGRPEGREVDHWLRAAQEVSGEVNGEASAGGAPVARRPRTRTASGSTSTATRTPAATATRSRASKGTAPVS from the coding sequence ATGAACACGGCGATCGAGGAGCGGATCCGGAGCCGCGCATACGAGCTCTGGGAGGCGGAGGGCCGGCCCGAGGGTCGCGAGGTCGACCACTGGCTGCGGGCCGCGCAGGAGGTGTCCGGCGAGGTCAACGGCGAGGCGTCCGCGGGGGGCGCGCCGGTCGCACGGCGCCCGCGCACCCGCACCGCGAGCGGCTCGACGAGCACGGCGACGCGCACGCCCGCCGCCACCGCCACCCGCAGCCGCGCGTCGAAGGGGACGGCACCGGTCTCCTGA